TAATAAATCAGAGCGGAATGTAACTCAGCAGTTCTCAAAGAACACACAGCGGAACAGTTTGTGTATGactgataaaaaaacaagacgACGACAAAGCAGTGACACATGAAAATAGATTTCTGAGCACGTGTTGTAactataacaataataaaatgagtgtgtgtgtgtttccatcacGCTCTCAGGTTGTTAAATTACATGCTGACTCTGGTTTAAGATTAAAATGATGTACGTCAGTGAATTATTACggaaatgtttctgtacatagctgtgattggctgtctGCTCTTCTCAGGCGAAGAAATACGCGATGGAGCAGAGCATCAAAAGTGTTCTGGTCAAACAGACTctggctcagcagcagcagcttacCAGCCTCCAGGTAACAACATCCACCCGTGCAGGTGGAACTTAGTGTGTTCACACCTCCAGGAAGCGAATTTCtgacattcagctgtttcagtgTTACTGTTAAAATTTATGTGATCCTGTTGTCACCTGAACAGAAATGTGACTTTCACCTGtactgttctctgtgtctcagATGGCGTCCCTGACGATGGGTCTGGGAGACGCACTGTCTCCCCTGCAGTCGGTAAGTTCAACTCTACCTGTTTGACCTGTTTGTGTTCAGGAAGTCTGAGAATTTGTTGTCGAATGTGCTCGCATGAGCGTTTAATCCCTCACACTCACCACTGAGGAACTGGAACCAGACAACTGGAACACGTTCTCATCATGACCAGTAATGGTTCAGTTGAACTACAGTTCTCCCACTCCTCTGTCCACCCGACCTATCAGTGATTAACactaaaatctgtgtgtgtgtgtgtgtgtgtgtgcgtgcttcaGGTGGCTGCTCAGCGTCAGAGAGCTTTGGCCATCATGTGTCGTGTCTATGTCGGCTCCATCTACTACGAATTGGGGGAGGACACCATAAGACAGGCCTTCGCTCCGTTTGGACCAATTAAAAGCATCGACATGTCCTGGGACTCTGTCACCATGAAACACAAGGTCCTGCACCAATAGTTTCAGTTTGAGTGGCACACGTTTGGATTTTTAgcaaacattattttgttttatgtggtCCACAGGACTCGCACTCGGTCCAAGGTCCTTTTACAGTAATAACAAACTCATGTAAATGATTTTACATTGAAAACTGTTGTTACAAAGGATTCAGTGCGTAGCGTTATTTCAGATGATCTGTGCTAAGATAATAAAACTTATTAACTTTATATtaagaatataaataaaacgACACAATTATCAAGAAGAAAACTTCTGCATTAAACCCtcagtttgtgtctgcaggGTTTCGCCTTCGTCGAGTATGAAATGCCTGAGGCGGCTCAGCTCGCTCTGGAGCAGATGAACTCTGTCGTCTTAGGAGGCAGAAACATCAAGGTGAGTCCAGACCAGTAAAGTCAGGTCCAGTTTGAACAGTCACTGACCAGCACATACAGTTACAGACAGGTTTTGTATTTGTTCCATCTCCTCGTCCGACAGGTGGGGAGGCCCAGTAACATCGGCCAAGCTCAGCCAATTATCGACCAGCTGGCTGAAGAAGCTCGAGCCTTCAACAGGATCTACGTGGCGTCGGTTCATCCTGACCTCTCCGATGACGACATCAAAAGCGTATTTGAGGCCTTTGGGAAAATCAAGTCCTGCATGTTGTCCCGAGAGCCGACCACCGGTCGGCACAAAAGCTACGGCTTCATTGGTGAGCACAGCAGACGTCTGTAGCCACATGGCAGGTCTTCTGTTCAGTTCAGTCAGCAATTTaaccagacaaacacacagtgacagtaaaccAGTCCTGAACAGAGGCTAAAAACTAGTCAGTCATCAGAGAGCTTAAAGTGGCTTCAGTTCAAAAATGTGACCGAGATAATAAATCATCAGTCAATATTTATAGTcgagggtggaatgacagcaattgTAAGacaaattgtcagttcccccaccccttacaaAGGGGGAAGGAATagtacagattgatggccacaggtagaaaggacctcctgtgatGTTCTGTGGAGCATTTGATGTTAatcagtctttggctgaatgtgctcctctgtccaacacactgtgcagtgggtgggagggattgtccaggactgagaggagtttggacagcatcctcctttcagccacaacatgtagatggtccagctccaccccagaacagagccagcatcagtttgtttagtctgttagtgtctgccaccttcatgttgctgccccagcagaccacagcatagaagatgacactggaaccacagactcataaaacctcctcagcatggtgctgcagacgttgaaggacctgagtctcctcaggaagtacatccggctctgagccattttgtacagtgctgctgagttcttagtccagtccaatttgttgtccaagtacactcaaggtatttgtacttggacatgatctccacctcctcctcccatagaaagagagggatgacaggactcccagatttcctgaaatccgtcaccagctcctttgttttattgatgttcagttgcagatggttgagtccacaccagtccacaaactgtccaccactccctggtactctgtgacatctccaccctgaatacatcctacaactgcagagtcatcagagaacttctgaagatgacaggactctgagttgtacctgaagtctgaggtgtacaggaatggagacagaactgtcccctgtggagcacctgtgctacagatcacagtgtcagacacacagttctgcaggtggacgtactgtgggcggtcagtgaggtagtccatgatccaggaaataaggggagtgttgacctgcatgttttttaatttctctcccagcagtgcaggtcggatggtgttgaatgcactggggaaatcaaaaaacatgatcctcactaagcccccagtTTGTCCAGGTGGGTGAAGGtgtggagcagatgtatgatggcatcatccactccaagttGAGGGtgagtgagggtttgaccagaggtcggagggactcataatgtgtgatgtcagagccactggtctgtagttattgaggactctgggacgtggcaTCTTATTCATGGGAACCAGGCAaaactttttccacccaagaggaaccTGTCTCCAGTCTCTCTCTTCAAAGCAATACTGCAGGGCAAAGTGTGCCCTcactgtccacctctttacggttttaatggtggcaggctgcctcaGAACCAAATTgcgggaggagatgtaccaggttgtgatctgactttcccagaggggggagggcagtggagctgtaggcatctttaacattagcatacaacaggtccagtgtcctctcccccctggtggtacagctcacaaactgggtaaaggtaggaagtgtcttattgagggtggcgtgattaaagtctccagagatcataaagaaggcgtcggggtgtctggtctgcaggttggaggtgaccgtctgaatgacgtcacacgcagcagcagcgttagcggatggaggaacgtaaacagattaatatggagtgagaaaactctctgtAAATAATATGGATGGAGTCCCACAGCCAGCagttcaatatcagggctgcatacacgctctttcacagttacatggccaggatggcaccacctgttgttcATGAGAACATCTCTGCGCATTGCTCTTCTCCGTTTATTAtttcctctttgctgttttttgcctcctcttcatcccctcgttgtcctctttctgatctcctctgggaTGTTTGAAGTCCGgccgtcctcagtaagatcagctgatcctgggtgtaaacaaaggagctgtcTACATAgtgatggagcagctgctgctctccagTCTTTCGGATGAGTGAAAGAATGAATCCAAAGCTTAAAATGGAGATAAAAActcgaacaacatgatctgagaggctataacttaattttaaaactagttacttatctacataaaagtaataaagataacaagataaaatacagaaaagacatcacaaggAAGAGAACAACGTAAATCGGCTGCAGCAGGCTTGCGCCTGAGCACTTTCTGATAAGTCTTTCTGAGTCTTAAGTAACGACTAATATTCTGTCCTGATGTTTTAACTTTAAGTTTTTAGTTTGTAGTGTCACATGTGTACGAATACACAGTGATCACATGCTGCAGAACATGAACATGGACAGAGTCCAGAATCATGCAGAACTTTGGCAGAGTAGGTTCCATCTGCTGTAGGACTGAACTGGACACCGTCTTGTAATCGGGATTCCAGGTTGGGTTCATTGATTCTGCCTGAGAAGTAGTCCGATGGTTTTGTGGTTCTGGTCTGCAGAGTACGACAAGGCTCAGTCTGCTCAGGATGCCGTGGCCTCTATGAACCTGTTTGACCTGGGGGGTCAGTACCTGCGGGTGGGGAAGGCCGTGACTCCGCCCATGCCCCTCCTCACCCCGACGACACCTGGAGGACTCCCTGCTGCAGCCGCTGTGGCTGCTGCCGCCGCCTCCGCCAAACTCACTGCTCAGGTAAGTCATGAAACTCCGCCTCCACATCACAGACCAGGATGTGCAGCAAAAAACCTTTAGTTTAATGTCGTATCAGACACTGCTCAAAGACGTAAAGGGAACACTCCAATCACAACGAATGAAATAATGAAAGTCTCTACAAATGtccattttataatttattcaaaacaaaacaacggTTGGTGGAATCTAAAATCATCGACATGGTTTTTAAAGTCACACTAAAAATCAAAGTGACACGTTTTCAGGTTGTGTGaatttcatcacagcagctcaTACTGTGACTCTGAAGTGTGTTGGGCCCCCACCTGCCCATTTACAGTCAAGCCCAAAATTATTCATACCCCTGGTAAATTCTGACTTAAAGTTACTTTTATTCAACCAGCAAGTTTTGTTTGACCGGAAATGACACAGGCTTCTCCCAAAAGATAATAAGATTATGTATAAAGGGCATCGTTGTGGAAAAAACTATGActcatcatttatttacatttgaacaaaAAGTGGCTTGTCCAACGGTTTGACATTGaataatgacagaaacattgtgatagctgtaaagaaagaccctaaaacaactttTAGGGTTATCAGCAgcaacctccagagggcaggagtgaaggtatcacCATCTACTGTTCGCAGAAAACTTCATCAACAACAGTACAGACGATACCAGAAGAAGAAGTAAGAAATAGGAAGGCCAGGCTGGGATTAACCAAAAAGTACAGAACCTTTGAAGAAAGGATCTACTCATGACctcaaacatacaagctcatctgtgaaacacatcattTGATATATTGCCATTAATGATGTAACACATAATGCCAGCAGGCAAATTAACTCAGAtctctacagaaacattttgtctggcGATtgaaagaaagatgcaaccaaactgattgGGAGATGCTTCATCAggcagcaagataatgacccaaacCACAAAGGAGTTTATCAGGGGCAAGACTTTTAGAgttttagactggacaagtcAGTCTCCATATTTCAACCCTACagagcattttacctgctaaagaggagactgacggagtaaccacccaaaacaaacaattgaaagaggctgcagcatcacaagcatcacaaaagaacaATGCACCAGtctggtgatgtcagtgggtgACAggcttt
The window above is part of the Anabas testudineus chromosome 17, fAnaTes1.2, whole genome shotgun sequence genome. Proteins encoded here:
- the puf60a gene encoding poly(U)-binding-splicing factor PUF60a, with the protein product MAAAVSAGGPSLIMENGQSTTTKLGLPPLTPNQQEALQKAKKYAMEQSIKSVLVKQTLAQQQQLTSLQMASLTMGLGDALSPLQSVAAQRQRALAIMCRVYVGSIYYELGEDTIRQAFAPFGPIKSIDMSWDSVTMKHKGFAFVEYEMPEAAQLALEQMNSVVLGGRNIKVGRPSNIGQAQPIIDQLAEEARAFNRIYVASVHPDLSDDDIKSVFEAFGKIKSCMLSREPTTGRHKSYGFIEYDKAQSAQDAVASMNLFDLGGQYLRVGKAVTPPMPLLTPTTPGGLPAAAAVAAAAASAKLTAQDAVGASVLGALAGPALLSQQLGGLPQAVMAAQAPGVITGVTPVRPGLPQVGLVNPVLATPPASLVSEVKKKEEDDERQQDVQQDGAMEPLSEQEHMSISGSSARHMVMRKLLRKQESTVMVLRNMVGPDDIDDDLEGEVTEECGKFGQVKRVIIYQERQGEEDDADVIVKIFVEFSEAAEMNRAISALNNRWFAGRKVVAEAYDQERFETSDLSA